CCGGTGACGTAGGCGACCTTCTTGCCCAGGATGCCGTTGCCCTTGAGCGAGGACGGCTTGAAGGTCTTCATCATGCCGCCATCGCCCTCGCCGTTGAGGTGCTTGACGGCCAGCTTGTAGGCCTTGAGCTCGTCGTTGCCTTCGTCGGCGTAGGGGCCGCTCTGGGGCACGTTGAAGCCCAGGGTCACGGTCTTGGCGTTCCCCGGGTTGTTGCGGAACTCCTGCGCCCAGGCATTGCGCATGAAGAACGTGGGCGCCGCGATGCCGGCCCCCACCGCGCCCATGCCCTTGAGTACGTTGCGTCGAACCTTGTCTTCCATGGTGGACCTCGTCGATCGGGTTGGAGGGAAACGAATGCGCCGCCCGATGAAAGCTGCGCGGCACCGGCGAAACATCTCACGCGCTTGTCAACGATTCAATAAACGATTGACGACAAAGGACTTTCTCGTAAATATCCGTTGTCATACCGGGCTGGCGCGGTGAAGGATTGACAGCCTTGCCGGCGCTCTTGCGGGTTTTCACGGAGGCCTTTGCCATGGCACGCACCCTGATCGGCCAGCGCATCCGCGACCAGCGCCGCGCCCAGGGCGTGACCCAGGCCGCGCTGGCCCAGCGCGTGGGCATCTCGCCGTCCTACCTGAACCTGATCGAGAGCGACCGCCGCAACATCGCCGGGGCGCTGCTGCACCGCATCGCGCAGGCGCTCGGCCGGCCGCTGGAGGAGTTCGACGGCGCCGCCGAGCGGCGCCTGCTGGACGAGCTGGCGGAAGTCGCGGCCGACCCGCTGCTGTCGTCGCTGCGGCTCGATGCGCCTTCGGCGGCCGAGCTGGTGGCGCGCCAGCCGCACTGGGGCCGCGCGGTGGTCGCGCTGCACCGCGCCGGCATCGCGCAGCGGCAGGTGGTGGCCGCCCTGTCCGATCGCCTGAGCCAGGACCCGTTCGTGGCCGAGGCGGTGCATGCGCTGCTCACGCGCCTGACGTCGATCCGCTCGGCCTCGGAGATCCTGGAGGGCGCGCCGCCGCTCGAGGCGGCACAGCAGCGCCGCTTCGTGTCCATCGTGGCGCAGGACAGCCGGCGGCTGTCGGAGGTGGCGCAGGCGCTGGCCGCCTTCCTCGGCCGCGACCTCGCCGCGCGTCCACCGAGCACGCCGGCGGCCGAGGTCGACGACTACCTGTTCGATCGGGGCAACCATTTCCCGCAGCTGGAAGTGGCCGCGCAGGCGCTGGCGGCCGACCTGGGCGGGGCGGCGCCGGACACGCCGGCGCTGGAGCACTGGCTGCGCGAGCGCCAGGCCATGCCGGACGTTCCCACCCTGGCCAGCCCGGCCAGCCGCCGGTTCGCGCTGGCGCGCGCCGCCTGCGAACTCGCCTGCGCTGCCGCGGTGGACGCGGAACTGGCGCAGGCGCAAGGCGTGCTCGCCACCGCGGCCGCTCAGCAGCGCGCGCGCCGCGCCCTGTTCGGCTACGCCGCCGCAGCCCTCCTCATGCCATACGAGGACTTCCACGCCGCCGCGGTGGCGGGCCGCTACGACGTTGAGCTGCTGGCGCGTCGCTTCGGCACCAGCTTCGAGCAGGTGGGCCATCGCCTGGCCAGCCTGCGCCGGCCCGCCGCCGAGGGCATCCCGTTCGGCTTCATGCGCACCGACCCCTCCGGCCACGTCAGCAAGCGCCTGCCGCTGCCGCGCCTGCCGCTGCCGCGCTGGGGCGATGCCTGTCCGCTGTGGGCGGTGCACGCCGCCTTCCGCACGCCCGGCAGCGTGGTGCGGCAGCTGGCCGAATTCCCCGGCGGCGACCGCTACCTGATGGTGGCGCGCACGGTGGAGAAGGACGGCGCCGGCTTCGGCGCGCCGCAGCGCCTGCTGTCGGTCATGCTGTTCTGCGACGCGCTGCATGCCGACCGCACCGTCTATGGCGACGGCCTGGACCTGTCGCCGCAGGCGCCGGCCACCCCGGTGGGCCAGGCCTGCCGCGTCTGCGTGCGGCGCGGCTGCGACTGGCGCCAGGAAGAGCCCCTCTTCGATGCGGGCATCTCCTGAGGCTGGCGCAGCGCCCCGTCGCTAGACTGGTGCGCTCCACCACGCGGACGGGCAGCCATGGCGGCAAGCGTTCTGATCGCCGAGGACGAGGCGAACATCTCCGAATCGCTGAGCTTCATCCTCAGCCGCGAAGGCCACTCGGTGTCCACCGTCGCCGACGGCGAGGCCGCCCTGCAGCAGCTGCGCCGCGCCCTGCCCGACCTGCTGATCCTCGACGTGATGCTGCCCGGGCGCAACGGCTTCGAGGTGCTCAAGGCGATCAAGGCCGATGCGCGCCTGCAGGCGCTGCCGGTGATCGTGCTGACCGCCAGGACCCAGCAGCGCGACCGCGAGCTGGCCGAATCGATCGGCGCCTCGGCCTTCCTCACCAAGCCGTTCGCCAACCGCGACCTGGTCGAGCAGGTGCGGCGGCTCACCGCGTGAAGCCGGTCGAGCGCCTGTCGCGCCAGCGCCTGCGCAGCGCCGCGGTGGTGCTGCCGTTCCTGGGTGCCTTCCTGCTGCTGCCGCCGTTCCTGCCGCTGTTCACCGCCCGGGTGCAGGTGCTGGGCATCCCGCTGATCGTGGTCTACCTCTTCGGCACCTGGGCCGCCCTGATCGCGCTGGCCTGGGCCCTGGCGCAGCGCATCGGCGGCGAGCCCGAGCCGCCCGCCGGGTAAGGCCGGCGTCCGCACCGCAGGCCCGCGCCATGCTGTCGGCCAACCTGGTCCTCGCCGCGGCGCTGCTGTACGTCGCGGCGCTGTTCGGCATCGCCTTCCTGGGCGACAGCCATGCCCGCCAGGGGCGCCTGGGCTGGCTGCAGTCGCCGGTCACCTACACGCTGTCGATCTCGGTCTACTGCACCTCCTGGACCTTCTACGGCGCGGTCGGCTCGGCCGCGCGCAGCGGGCTGGAGTACGTGACGATCTACCTCGGCCCGACGCTGGTGTTCATCGGCTGGTGGCTGTTCCTGCGCAAGCTGGTGCGCATCGGCCAGCGCCACCGCATCACCTCGATCGCTGACATGCTGTCCTCGCGCTATGGCAAGAGCGCCGGGCTGGCCGCGCTGGTCACGGTGATCGTGGTGGCCGCCTCCACCCCCTACATCGCGCTGCAGCTCAAGGCCGTCACCACCAGCTTCCAGGTGGTCAGCGGCTCCGGGCCGGCGGCGCTGTCGGGCTTCTACAGCGCCCGGCCCAATTTCCAGCTGGCGTTCTGGATCGCCGCCGGCATGGCGCTGTTCACCATCCTCTTCGGCACCCGCAACATCGACGCCAGCGAGCGGCACCCCGGCGTGGTGGCTGCGATCGCCACCGAGGCGGTGGTCAAGCTGGTGGCCATGCTGGCCGTCGGCCTGCTGGTGGTGTTCGGCATCGGCGCCGGGCCGGCCGACCTGTTTGCCCGCATGCCGCCCGACATGCTGCACGCCCAGGAGGCGTTCGGCCCGCGCTGGGTGACGCTGTGCTTCCTGTCGGCCACCGCGGTGATCTGCCTGCCGCGCCAGTTCCAGGTGACGGTGGTGGAGATCGGCGACGAGCGCCACCTGCGCACCGCCGCCTGGCTGTTCCCGCTGTACCTGTTCCTGATCAGCCTGTTCATCCTGCCGATCGCCGGCGCCGGCCTGGCCTTCCTGCCGCGCGGCGCCAACCCCGACATGTTCATGCTGACGCTGCCGATGTGGGCCGGGCGGCAGGAGGTCGCCATGCTGGCCTTCCTGGGCGGCTTCTCGGCGGCGACCTCGATGGTGATCGTGGCGGCGATCGCACTCTCCACCATGGTGTCCAACCACATCATCCTGCCGCTGGCGCTGCGGCTGCCGTGGGTGGCGCTCAACGCCAGCGGCGACGTGCGCCGCCTGCTGCTGCGCAGCCGCCGCGTGAGCATCTGCCTGATCCTGCTGCTGGCCTTCGCCTACTTCCGGCTGAGCGCCCGCTTCAATCCGCTGGCGTCGATCGGCCTGACCGCCTTCGCCGGGGCCGCACAACTGCTGCCGTGCCTGGTCGGCGGCTTGTTCTGGCGCCATGCCACCGCACGCGGCGCCGTCGCCGGCCTGGCGGTGGGCGCGGCGATGTGGGCCTATACGCTGCTGCTGCCGAGCTTCCAGGGCGCCTGGCTGCTGTCGCCGGCCGACATCGCCGAAGGCCCGTTCGGGCTGCCCTGGCTGCGGCCGCAGCAGCTGTTCGGCATGCAGGGGGTGGACCCGCTGGTGCACTCGGTGTTCTGGAGCCTGACCTTCAACACCGCCGTCTTCGTCGGCGTCTCGCTGCTGCGCGAGCCGCGCCCGCTGGAGCACCTGCAGGCCACGCTGTTCGTCGACGTGTTCCGCCAGGGCAGCGCCGACACCTCGCGCTTCGTCAGCCGCTCGGCCGACACCTACGACCTGAACGTGCTGGCGCAGCGGCTGATCGGCGTCGACGAAGCGCGCCGCCTGTTCGCCGCCGGCGGCCACGGCGCCAACCCGGCGCCGGGCGACCCGGCCGCGGGCGACGTGCTGATCACCGAGCTGGAGCGCAAGCTGGCCGGCAGCGTCGGCGCGGCCACCGCGCGTGCCATGGTGTCGCAGGTGGTCACCGGCGAGACCATCAGCCTGGCCGGGCTGGTGCAGATCGCCGACGAGACCCAGCGCGTGCGCGACTACAGCCGGCGGCTCGAAACGCAGTCGCGGGAACTGGCCGCCACCGCGCAGGAACTGCGTCAGGCCAACGAGCGGCTCAAGGCGCTGGACAGCCAGAAGGACGACTTCCTCAGCCAGGTCAGCCACGAGGTGCGCACGCCCATGACCTCGATCCGCTCGTTCTCCGAGATCCTGCTGCAGGCACCGGAGCTGGAGCGCGCCCAGTCCGAGCGCTTCCTGCGCATCATCCACGACGAGAGCATCCGCATGACGCGCCTGCTCGACGACATCCTGGAGCTGAGCGTGCTGGAGCGCGGCCACAGCACCTGGTCGCTGCGCCCCATCGACCCCGACCTGGCGCTGGACAACGCGGTGAACATCTGCCGCGGCCTGTCCGGCGCGGCCCGGCTCGAGGTGGTGCGCACGCAGCGCGACAAGGGCGCCTGCGTGATGGCCGACCCGGACCGGCTGAGCCAGGTCTTCATCAACCTGATCTCCAATGCGATCCGCCACAACACCGACCCGCGGCCGCACGTGCGCATCGCCAGCGCGCTGGCCGACGGCCGCTACGAACTGACGGTGCAGGACAACGGCCCCGGCATCGCGCCCGAGGTGCAGCAGCGGCTGTTCGCCCGCTTCTCGCGCGGCGGCGCCGCCCGCCTGCCGGGCATGCAGGGCGCCGGGCTGGGCCTGGCGATCAGCTGGCAGATCGTGCGCCGTCTCGGCGGCACGCTGGAGCTGGTGCCGGGCTCCGGACCGGGCGCCTGCTTCCGCCTGCGGCTGCAGCGCATCGACCCGCCTGCCGGGGCTGCACCGGCACCGGCCGCGCCGAGGGGCGCCCCGGCCGGATGACCGCCGGGCCGCCGGTGTTCAGTGCAGGACGAGGCTGGGCGGCCTTGCCGCTGGCCCGGCCTGGTTCATCGCCAGCGCCGCATCGCCGCCCGCTGCCGCGCCTGGCTCAAGGCCGAGCCGTCCGAGACGCCGCCGTAGTGGGCGGCGAGCGCGGCGACCGTCGGGAAGCGGAACACGTCCAGTGCGTCGGCCGCGATGCCGCAGCGTTCACCGATCCGGCGGCTCAGCTGGATGGCCTTGAGCGAGGTGCCGCCGAGGTCGAAGAAATTGCCGCCACGGGGCACGTCCGCGAGCGACAGCAGCTCGCGCATGGCTGCGGCGATGTCGGATTCGAGCGTCGCCGTGTCCACGGGCGAGCCCGCTCTGCCGGCAGGGGCGCTGGCTGGGGCAGCCTTGACGGCCGCGGCCATCGTGCCGGCCCCGGCGGCTTGCATCAGCGTGGCCGGCACCCCCAGCGCGGTGGCGCCGGCCGGCACATCGGCGAGCACCAGCGTGTTGGCGGCGATGGTGGCTCCGGCGCCGATGCGCAAGTCGGGCAGGATGCTGGCGTTCGAGCCCAAGTACACCCCGTCGTCCAGCACCACGCGGGCGTTGATGACGGCGTTGGGGGCCACCACGCAGCCCTGGCCCAGCCGGGAACCATGGCCCACCACGGCGCCCACCAGCACCACGCTCGACCGCCCTACCGAAGCGGCGGCGCCGATCGTCGCGTGCTCGTAGATGCTGACTTCACCGGCCAGCTGGGTGCCGATCAAGTCGACGCCGGGGTGCACCAAGGAAGCGAAGGGAATGCGAAAGCCTGCGATGCGCTCGCGGGCGCGGGCGCGGCCGGCGGTGGTGCGGGTGACGAGGTTCACCACTTCATCGAGCGCCGGGTCGGCTTCGCGCAGCAGGTCGAACGAGCCGGCCACGCACAGGTCCATGCGGGTGCTGCCGTGCTTGCTGGCATCGTCGTCGAGCAGCACGATGCGACGCCAGCGCCTGCTGGCGCGGTTGACCTGCAAGGCCAGGCGGATGCCCTCGCCGTTGCCCGCACCGCACAGGTAGAGCGTTCTCATCGGGCCGCCTCCCCGTTCAGGCGTTGCCAGGTGGGCTCGATGGGGACCGCTTCGGCTTCCGGCCGCACCCGTTCGGCGGCGCCGGTCATCCAGTCGGTGCACTTGAGGCAGCGCGCCGGCAGCTGGTCGAACCTGCGCTCCAGGTGCAGATCCCGATACCGGCCGAGCTGGGCCCACAGGCTCGAGAGGCTGTCGTGCCAGGCGTTGCCGGCGCCCTCTTCGCACTCGGTGTCGCCGGGACAGCGCGGCACGCGGCCGTCCCAGAACACATGCATCATCGTCACGGCCCAGGGGCAGGGAATGCGCTCGTCATTCGAGATGCCCAGGCCGGTTTCGAACTGGCCGCCCCAGCTGAGCTGGCGGCGCACCTTCACCACGGCGTTGCGCGCCAGCCAGTAGGCCTTGTATTCACCGACTTCGTGGGCGTTGTCATCCATGGCGATGAACTGCACCTGGATGGCCAGCTTCGAGCCGGACTCGTCGCGCCGCTTCAGCAGTCGTTCCACGTTGGCATACACCACGTCGCGATCGGCCTTCACGCGGTACTTCTCGAAGGACGCCTTGGAGAAACCGTCGACGCCGAAGACGATCAGGTGCGCGCCTGAACCGAGGATCGCCTCGTTCAGATCGGCCGTGAGCAGCATGCCGTTGGTGTTGATGTTCATCGACTTCAAGCCGACCGACCGGCCGTAGTCGAGGCACTTCAACAGCAGCTCGGGCTCGAGCAGGGGCTCGCCGCAGAACGAGAACCAGCATTCGGTCCGGGGCGAGATGGCTGCGATCTCGTCGGCACACTTCTGCCACAGCGCGAAGGGCATCGTGCCCTTGGGTCGCTTCATCCAGGGGTGGTGGCACATCGAGCAGGCCAGGTTGCATTCGGCGCAAAGTTCGACAGCGAATTTCCTGGGGAAGGCGAACTTGCCCAAGGTGGCGGCAATATCTTCGAGTTCGACGGCAGCCATCGTGCATCTCCATGAAAGGTGGAACGGGACGCCCCGATGCCGGAGGGAACCCAAGCCACACCCGGCATCACGAATCAGCCTAATGAATGCCCGTGATCTGGTGGGGTCGCGGGAGGCCACGTTCGACCGAGTGCTTGATCTGCGTCATCGGTTCTTCACCAGCGAACCGAACGGCACAAGCCATCCGTGGCCGCACTCCTGCGCGGAGACCACGCCGATGAGTCCTTCGATGAGCTCGGGCGCAAGCCCATCCGTTTCGACGGCGGGAACAGCGCCCGCACCGCTTCGATCCGGACGGCCGCGGCTTGCGCGGCGGACATCCTGTGCGCCTCGAACGAACGCACCCGCATCCAGGTGCCCGCTAGACTGCCCGCCATGAACCCGCGCGCCGTCGTCGACCCGAGCCGCTGCCCGCTGTGCGGCCAGTCCAACCGCTGCGCCAACGAAGTCGAGCGCGCGACCGGGCGGCCGCAGCCGCCCTGCTGGTGCACCCGGGCCGATTTCACGCGCGAGCTGCTGGCGCAAGTGCCGCCGCAGGCCGTCGACAAGGCCTGCATTTGCGCGGCTTGCGCCGCGGCGGCCGCGAGGTAGCGGCCCCCTTGCCATCAAGCCCGCGCCGGCAGCTGGTCCCGCGCGGGGCAGCACTCGCGAATAATGGCCGCATGTGCCAGCTCCTCGGGATGAACTGCAACACCGCCACGGACATCACGTTCAGCTTCAGCGGCTTTGCCCAGCGCGGCGGCCGCACCGACCACCACGCCGATGGCTGGGGCATCGCCTTCTTCGAAGGACGGGGCCTGCGCCACTTCGTCGATCACGAGCCGGCGGCGCAGTCGCCGGTGGCCGGGCTGATCCGCCGCTACCCGATCAAGAGCCGCAACGTCATCGCCCACATCCGCAAGGCGACGCAGGGCGAGGTCGCGCTGGAGAACTGCCACCCGTTCGTGCGCGAACTGTGGGGCCGCTACTGGGTGTTCGCCCACAACGGCGACCTGAAGGACTTCCAGCCGCGGCTGCACGCCAGCTTCCAGCCGGTCGGCAGCACCGACAGCGAGCGGGCCTTCTGCTGGATCCTGCAGGAGCTGTGGAAGTCGCACGCCGGCGTGCCCAGCGTGGCCGAGCTGACCCTCACCCTGCGCGAGCTGGCCCCGCGCATCGCCCGCCACGGTCCGTTCAACTTCCTGCTGTCCAACGGCGAGGCGCTGTGGGCGCACTGCGCGACCAACCTGTTCCACGTCGAGCGCAAGCACCCGTTCACCCATGCGCGGCTGAAGGACGAGGACCTGTCGATCGACTTCGCCCACCACACCACGCCGCAGGACCGGGTGGCGGTGGTGGTCACCGCGCCGCTGACGGTGAACGAGGACTGGCAGCAGATGCAGCCGGGCGAGCTGCGCGTGTTCGTCGACGGCGCCGCGGTGGCTTGAACGTCAGGCGGCCATCGCCGCTTCCAGCGCGTCGATGAACATGGCGGGCACGTCGAAGCCGGCCTGCTGGTGGATCTCCTGGAAGCAGGTCGGGCTGGTGACGTTGATCTCCGTGAGGTAGTCGCCGATCACGTCCAGGCCGACCAGCAGCAGCCCGCGCGCGGCCAGCACCGGCCCCAGCGCCTGGGCGATCTCGCGGTCGCGCGCGGTCAGCGGCTGGGCCACGCCCTTGCCGCCGGCGGCCAGATTGCCGCGCACTTCCGAGCCCTGCGGAATGCGCGCCAGGCTGAAGGGCACCGGCTGGCCGCCGATCACCAGCACGCGCTTGTCGCCCTGCACGATCTCGGGCACGAAGCGCTGCACCATGATCGTCGTGTCCCCGTGACGGTTGAGCGTCTCGGTGATCGAGCCCAGGTTCAGTCCGTCCGGTCCGACCCGGAAGATCCCCATGCCGCCCATGCCGTCCAGCGGCTTGAGGATGATGTCCTGGTGCTCGGCATGGAAGCGCCGCACCTCCTGCGGGTCGCGCGTCACCAGCGTCGGCGCGACGAACCGGGGGAACTCCATCACCGCCAGCTTCTCCGGGTGGTCGCGCAGCGAGCGCGGGCTGTTGAACACGCGCGCGCCCTCGCGCTCGGCCTGCTCCAGCAGGTGGGTGGCGTAGAAGTATTCCGGGTCGAACGGCGGGTCCTTGCGCATCAGCACCGCGTCGAATTCGTTCAGCGCGAGCGTCGGGCTGGCGGTCTCGGCGAACCAGTCCTCGTCCGAGCCGGTCAGGCGGATCTCGCGCACGCTGGCGTGCACCGGGCCGCCGGAGCGCCAGGACAGATGGCGCGGCTCGCAGGCGGCAACGGAATGGCCGCGCCGCTGCGCCTCGCGCATCATGGAAAAGGTGGTGTCCTTGTAGACCTTGAAGGCCTCCAGCGGATCGGCAACGAAAAGCAGCTTCATGGTGTGGGCTCGGCGGTGCGTTCAGGCGCGGGGCGCCGGGATGGCGAGCCCGCGCTGCACCGCGGGGCGGGCGAGGAAGGCGTCAAGTGCGCGCTGCACGTGGGTGAAGGTGCCGAACTCGACCAGCTCGCCGGCGCCATAGAAGCCGACCAGGTTGCGCACCCACGGGAACGTCGCGATATCAGCCACGCTGTAGTCGTCGCCGGCCAGCCAGCGGCTTTCGGCCAGTTGCTTGTCCAGCACGCCGAGCAGGCGGCGCGACTCGGCGACATAGCGGTCGCGCGGACGCTTGTCCTCGTAATCCTTGCCGGCGAACTTGTGGAAGAAGCCGACCTGGCCGAACATCGGCCCGACCCCGCCCATCTGGAACATCAGCCACTGCACCGCCTGCCAGCGCAGCGCCGGATCGCGCGGCAGCAGCTGGCCGGTCTTCTCGGCCACGTACAGCAGGATGGCGCCGGATTCGAACAGCGCGAGCGGCCGGCCGCCGGGCCCGTCGGGATCGAGGATGGCCGGGATCTTGTTGTTCGGGCTGAGCGACAGGAATTCCGGCGAGAGCTGGTCCTGCCGGTCGAAGTCGATCCGGTGCACCTCGTAGGGCAGCCCGGTCTCCTCCAGCACGATGGAGGCCTTGACGCCGTTGGGCGTGGCCAGCGAGTACAGCTGCAGCCGATCCGGGTGCTGCGCCGGCCACTTGCGGGTGATGGGAAATGGGGACAGGTCCGTCGTCATCCCGACACCGTAGCACGGCTTCGGAGCGCCCGCGGCGCGTGGGTTCTCCGGCGGCGTGCCATGGGTTTGCGAGGAGGCGCCGCGCCGCGGCCCTGCCTACACTCGACCGGCAGCGATGGGCTGCGACCCCGATACGACAGGAGTTCGCATGAAGAAGATGTTCCTGATTCCCCTGGCGCTGGCCCTGGGGGCCACGGGCGCGGCCGCCGACACGCTCAAGAAGGTGGCCGACAGCAATCGGATCACGCTCGCCTATCGCGAGGCCTCCGTGCCTTTCAGCTACCTGGCCGGCCCCGAGAAGCCGGTGGGCATGATGGTGGAAATCTCCGAGGCCATCGCCGCCGAGGTCGGCAAGGTCACCAACAAGCCCAACCTCGAGGTGCGCTGGCAGGCCGTGACCTCCGCCAACCGCATCCCGCTGCTGACCAACGGCACGGTGGACCTGGAGTGCGGCTCGACCACCAACAACAGCGCCCGCGGCAAGGACGTGCAGTTCGCCATCAACCACTTCTACACCGGCACGCGCCTGCTGGTGAAGAAGGACAGCGGCATCAAGAACTGGTCCGACCTGGCCGGCAAGACCGTGGCCACCACCACCGGCACCACCAATTTCCAGGTCATGCGCAAGTACAACGCCGACAAGAACCTGAACATGAACATCGTCGCCGCCAAGGACCACGGCGAATCCAAACTGCTGGTGGAATCCGGCCGCGCCGTCGCCTTCGGCATGGACGACATCCTGCTGTACGGGCTCAAGGCCAGCGACCGCAACCCGGCCGACTGGGACGTGGTCGGCGAGGCGCTGCAGGTGGAGCCGTACGCCTGCATGCTGCGCAAGGACGACCCGCAGTTCCACGCGCTCGTCAACCGCGTGATCGGCGGCATGATGAAGGACGGCACCTTCGAGAAGCTGTACGCCAAGTGGTTCACCTCGCCGATCCCGCCGCGGAACGCGAACCTGGGCTTCCCGATGGCGCCCGAGCTGAAGGAGAACCTGAAGGTCCAGAGCGACAAGCCGGCCACCTGAGCGGCGGCGGCGCCATGCAACAAGGGGCGCCACGGTGCCCCTTGTTGCGTTGGTGCCGTCAGATCTCGACCTTGGCGCCGAGCTCCACCACCGCGTTGCTCGGCAGGTTCAGGAACTCGGCCGCCGCGCCGGCGTTGTGGTGCATCTGGGCGAACAGCTTCTCGCGCCAGGGCGCCATGCCGCCGCCCATGGTGGGCACCACCAGGTCGCGCGAGAGGAAGTAGCTGGTGGTCATCGGCTGCAGTTCGCAGCCGCGCCCGCGCATCTGCTCCAGCGCGCGCGGCACGTCGTAGTCGTTCTTGAAGCCGTAGTGGATCACCACCTGCCAGCAGTTGCGGCCCAGCGGCTCGACCTCCAGCCGCTTGCCCATGCCGATCCACGGCACCTCGTGGCTGCGCACGGTGACGAACAGGTTCTGTTCGTGCAGCACCTTGTTGTGCTTGAGGTTGTGCAGCAGCGCGTTGGGCACGGTGCCCGGCTCGGCGGTCATGAACACCGCGGTGCCCTCGACCCGCGTCGGCGGACTGACGAACACCGCCTCCAGGAAGCTGGGCAGGTCGATCGCGTCGGCCCGCAGCTTCTCGTTCATCAGCGCCCGGCCCTCCTTCCAGGTCATCATCAGCGTGAACATCAGCGCGCCGATCAGCACCGGGAACCAGCCGCCGTGCAGCAGCTTGAGCAGGTTGGACGAGAAGAACATCAGGTCCACCGC
The sequence above is a segment of the Ramlibacter tataouinensis genome. Coding sequences within it:
- a CDS encoding transporter substrate-binding domain-containing protein — protein: MKKMFLIPLALALGATGAAADTLKKVADSNRITLAYREASVPFSYLAGPEKPVGMMVEISEAIAAEVGKVTNKPNLEVRWQAVTSANRIPLLTNGTVDLECGSTTNNSARGKDVQFAINHFYTGTRLLVKKDSGIKNWSDLAGKTVATTTGTTNFQVMRKYNADKNLNMNIVAAKDHGESKLLVESGRAVAFGMDDILLYGLKASDRNPADWDVVGEALQVEPYACMLRKDDPQFHALVNRVIGGMMKDGTFEKLYAKWFTSPIPPRNANLGFPMAPELKENLKVQSDKPAT